A single Pseudomonas putida DNA region contains:
- a CDS encoding HEAT repeat domain-containing protein — protein MTARNTDNREILQLLPRLEADDAGVRRIALIELADLEDPDALPWLTDAVLVDSADEVRAEAARLLEAWEEPEVVQALCAALADAAEAVRLAAAQSLSELKSPEAGQLILPWVGHAEAFVRASALRALRELRLEDAAQPALQALRDEDAAVRREAVGILGWLKHEPALPALALLAEREPDTDVRRAAIGALGLARDSQVLPALVSALSDPAWQVREEAATTLGKVGHAQAGPALVAALGDGFWQVRLRAARSLGRLRHAEALEALAELLGHGIANLRKEAALALGELGQARALPALQAAQADSDPEVRKAVRIALTQLRGAA, from the coding sequence ATGACTGCACGAAACACCGACAACCGCGAAATTCTCCAATTGCTGCCACGCCTGGAAGCCGACGACGCGGGCGTGCGACGCATTGCCTTGATCGAACTGGCCGACCTTGAAGACCCCGATGCCTTGCCCTGGCTGACCGATGCTGTGCTGGTCGACAGCGCCGATGAGGTGCGCGCCGAAGCCGCACGGTTGCTGGAGGCCTGGGAGGAACCTGAAGTGGTTCAGGCATTGTGCGCCGCGCTGGCCGATGCTGCCGAAGCGGTCCGCCTGGCGGCGGCGCAGAGCCTCAGCGAGCTCAAGAGCCCGGAGGCCGGGCAGCTGATTCTGCCGTGGGTCGGCCATGCCGAGGCTTTCGTGCGCGCCAGTGCCTTGCGTGCCCTGCGGGAGCTGCGCCTGGAGGACGCCGCGCAACCGGCACTGCAGGCGCTTCGGGATGAGGACGCCGCAGTGCGCCGGGAGGCCGTGGGCATTCTTGGCTGGCTCAAGCACGAGCCAGCGCTGCCGGCCTTGGCCTTGCTGGCCGAGCGCGAGCCGGACACTGATGTCCGCCGCGCCGCCATCGGCGCCCTGGGGCTGGCCCGGGATAGCCAAGTGTTGCCGGCGCTGGTCAGCGCCTTGAGCGACCCGGCCTGGCAGGTGCGCGAGGAAGCCGCCACGACCTTGGGCAAGGTAGGCCACGCACAGGCCGGCCCGGCCCTGGTGGCTGCGCTGGGCGATGGCTTCTGGCAGGTGCGCCTGCGTGCAGCGCGTTCATTGGGCCGGTTGCGCCATGCCGAAGCGTTGGAAGCATTGGCTGAGTTGCTCGGTCACGGTATCGCCAACCTGCGCAAGGAAGCCGCGTTGGCGCTGGGCGAACTCGGCCAGGCTCGGGCTTTGCCTGCGTTGCAGGCGGCGCAAGCGGATAGTGACCCAGAAGTGCGCAAGGCAGTACGCATCGCCCTGACGCAGTTGCGTGGGGCTGCCTGA
- a CDS encoding ABC transporter ATP-binding protein translates to MNAFNASHLLAANQADTTPPLVSFEGVGKVFSVDGQPFEAIRNFNLAINEGEFIAIVGASGCGKSTLLRLLVGLDTDYSGSIRVDGQAVSGIGGERGIVFQEHRLFPWLTVEQNIGLGLVNEQLTQGERARRVHEFVQLVGLVGFESAYPHQLSGGMAQRVAIARGLVASPRILLLDEPFGALDALTRQQLQDELLAIRERAGITTLLVTHDAEEATYLADRVVVLEPRPGRIKSVVEVDLPHPRLRTGVALHGLREKVLHQITGDGGYLPPPARRVEGLRPELIAL, encoded by the coding sequence ATGAACGCCTTCAATGCTTCACACCTGCTCGCGGCCAATCAGGCCGACACCACGCCGCCGCTGGTCAGCTTCGAAGGCGTCGGCAAAGTCTTCAGCGTCGATGGCCAGCCCTTCGAGGCCATCCGCAATTTCAACCTGGCCATCAACGAAGGCGAGTTCATCGCCATTGTCGGCGCCTCGGGCTGCGGCAAGTCGACCCTGCTGCGCCTGCTGGTCGGGCTGGACACCGACTACAGCGGCAGTATCCGCGTCGATGGCCAGGCGGTCAGTGGCATCGGCGGCGAGCGCGGCATCGTCTTTCAGGAGCACCGCTTGTTCCCCTGGCTGACGGTAGAGCAGAACATCGGCCTGGGCCTGGTCAATGAACAGTTGACCCAGGGCGAACGCGCCCGGCGTGTGCACGAGTTCGTGCAACTGGTGGGCCTGGTCGGTTTCGAGTCGGCTTACCCGCACCAGCTCTCTGGCGGCATGGCCCAGCGCGTGGCGATTGCCCGTGGCCTGGTGGCAAGCCCGCGCATCCTGTTGCTCGACGAGCCCTTCGGCGCACTCGATGCGCTGACCCGCCAGCAACTCCAGGACGAACTGCTGGCCATCCGCGAGCGCGCCGGTATCACCACCTTGCTGGTGACCCATGATGCCGAAGAAGCCACCTACCTCGCCGACCGCGTAGTGGTGCTGGAGCCGCGCCCCGGACGAATCAAGTCGGTAGTGGAAGTCGACCTGCCGCATCCACGCCTGCGCACGGGTGTGGCGTTGCATGGGCTGCGCGAAAAGGTCCTGCATCAGATCACCGGTGATGGCGGTTACCTGCCACCACCGGCGCGCCGGGTAGAGGGCCTGAGGCCCGAGTTGATCGCCCTGTAG
- a CDS encoding DUF971 domain-containing protein, whose translation MEAPSAIRNQRGPGLLALQWADAEAIISHARLRGACPCSQCRAAGLQGRLSVVRDDVRVERVVAQGYGVQLVFSDGHERGIYPWAYLRTLGEPAPAL comes from the coding sequence ATGGAGGCGCCGAGCGCGATTCGCAACCAGCGTGGGCCTGGCTTGCTGGCCCTGCAATGGGCCGATGCCGAGGCGATCATCAGCCATGCCCGCCTGCGCGGCGCCTGCCCCTGCTCGCAATGCCGGGCGGCGGGCTTGCAGGGGCGGCTGTCAGTGGTCAGGGACGATGTGCGCGTCGAGCGGGTGGTGGCGCAGGGGTACGGCGTGCAGTTGGTGTTCAGCGATGGGCATGAGCGGGGCATCTATCCCTGGGCCTACCTGCGCACGCTTGGCGAGCCAGCACCGGCCTTGTAG
- a CDS encoding ABC transporter substrate-binding protein, with protein MKTPLRHLITALGLAFTLSAHATEPAKPESIRIAVPDLSAGSKHSAGGVVDVLRDQQLLEKEFAKDGIRIDWHFFKGAGPVVNEALANGQADFAYLGDLAAIVGKANGLDTRVLSAGVRGVKSYLGVVPGSGIKTLHDLKGKRVAVFRGTANQLSFASALASQGLSERDLKVINLDFNAANAALAAKQIDATWGLSNLLSLRERGLVELPVNSRDLEGAGSTQAVLLGTGDFIRKYPELVQRLVNAQEQAASWLRDEHNRDAFVDLVASNANWPRSILSDDLAKEDLAHYFDPRLDAGFVAQLQQGVDLAARERLIRRGFQVSEWIEPRFLDAALQHQQAVQAAR; from the coding sequence ATGAAAACCCCACTGCGCCACTTGATTACCGCTCTCGGTCTGGCCTTCACCCTGAGCGCTCACGCTACCGAGCCGGCCAAACCCGAGAGCATCCGCATCGCCGTGCCCGACCTCAGCGCTGGCAGCAAGCACAGTGCTGGCGGCGTGGTCGATGTGCTGCGTGACCAGCAACTGCTGGAGAAGGAGTTCGCCAAAGACGGCATCCGTATCGACTGGCACTTCTTCAAGGGCGCAGGTCCTGTGGTCAACGAAGCCTTGGCCAACGGCCAGGCCGACTTCGCCTACCTGGGCGACCTGGCGGCGATCGTCGGCAAGGCCAACGGCCTCGACACCCGCGTGTTGTCTGCCGGCGTGCGTGGGGTGAAGAGTTATCTGGGCGTGGTGCCGGGCTCCGGCATCAAGACCCTGCACGACCTCAAGGGCAAGCGTGTGGCGGTATTCCGCGGTACCGCCAACCAGTTGTCGTTCGCCAGCGCGTTGGCCAGCCAAGGGTTGTCCGAGCGCGACCTGAAAGTGATCAACCTGGACTTCAACGCTGCCAACGCTGCCCTGGCCGCCAAGCAGATCGACGCCACCTGGGGCTTGTCCAACCTGCTGTCGCTGCGTGAGCGCGGGCTGGTTGAGCTGCCGGTCAACTCCCGCGACCTGGAAGGTGCCGGCAGCACCCAGGCGGTATTGCTTGGCACGGGCGATTTCATCCGCAAATACCCCGAGCTGGTGCAGCGCCTGGTCAATGCCCAGGAGCAGGCCGCCAGCTGGCTGCGCGACGAGCACAACCGCGATGCTTTCGTCGACCTGGTGGCAAGCAACGCCAACTGGCCACGCAGCATCCTCAGCGATGACCTGGCCAAGGAAGACCTTGCCCATTACTTCGACCCACGGCTGGACGCCGGCTTCGTCGCCCAACTGCAGCAGGGCGTCGACCTGGCCGCCCGCGAGCGCTTGATCCGCCGTGGCTTCCAGGTTTCCGAGTGGATCGAACCACGCTTCCTCGATGCCGCGCTGCAACACCAACAGGCCGTGCAGGCCGCCCGCTGA
- a CDS encoding TonB-dependent receptor: MSGLSRWPARASRFTLQPLAAGVLLAASNGSFAEEPVSVTPAVEQEAKLGTVTVNARRREETAQSVPTPISVLNSETLETQRIYRVQDLQQLVPSTNVAYVHARQSSISIRGLGNNPASDGLEGSVGIYLDNVYLGRPGMAVFDLLDVEQLEVLRGPQGTLFGKNTTAGVLNITTRKPTFHTEGSVQQSIGEDGYLQTQGSYSGPITETLAGRISAYHTEDDGYVKNIHNGDELNGGKRQGFRTQLLFKPSETFNLRWIGEYNEEDSNNGILSLYSTGPTINGVNRYESLAAQAGATLVSGKDRKVNFDADQQVTVFQGGTSVEANWTLPNDFTLTSISAYRWWDFTPRNDDGLNVPVFYSAGVSVRDKQYSQEIRLASPTGGAFDYVLGAYYFKQDLDNKSFTYYGPQADIWNITPAGALNNVNTIGDGHIDTDSYALFAQGTWHATDRLDFTAGIRGTYEEKSAWVTRDAPTGGAAVTGAAAAARQGRVGAYDSGDLNQYSFSPSGLLGLSYRFNEQLLGYATLTHGEKSGGVNLTVGAAPRLGTDSLLVGTERVNNAEVGLKSTLFDNRLQLNTNLFWAEVHGYQANVYDQINRVQYLANAGSVRSRGLEFEATALPISGLTLNFNGSWNDVRYLKYDDAPCPPEVSLANATATCDLSGHQVVGASKYIANLNGEYKWQASQHVEPYVTASYAFRSRAVGTIDDSDFGQIPSYALVNLSAGVRLDQGDGVVDLSLWVKNAGDKTYFTSLWNSANGGYAGVLGTPRTFGATARYDF; this comes from the coding sequence ATGTCTGGACTTTCCCGTTGGCCTGCGCGCGCGTCGCGTTTTACCTTGCAACCCTTGGCCGCCGGCGTGTTGCTGGCGGCTTCCAACGGCAGCTTCGCCGAAGAACCCGTCAGCGTTACTCCGGCTGTGGAACAGGAAGCCAAGCTCGGCACGGTCACGGTCAATGCCCGACGCCGCGAAGAAACTGCGCAGAGCGTGCCCACGCCTATCAGCGTGCTCAACAGCGAAACCCTGGAAACCCAGCGCATCTACCGTGTGCAGGATCTGCAACAGTTGGTGCCCAGCACCAACGTCGCCTACGTGCATGCGCGCCAGTCGAGCATTTCGATTCGTGGCCTGGGCAACAACCCGGCCAGTGATGGCCTGGAAGGCAGCGTCGGCATCTACCTGGACAACGTCTACCTCGGCCGCCCGGGCATGGCAGTGTTCGACCTGCTCGATGTCGAGCAACTGGAAGTGCTGCGCGGCCCGCAGGGCACGCTGTTCGGCAAGAACACCACGGCGGGCGTGCTGAACATCACCACGCGCAAACCGACTTTTCATACCGAAGGCAGCGTCCAGCAATCGATTGGCGAGGACGGCTACCTGCAGACCCAGGGCAGTTACTCCGGGCCGATCACCGAGACGCTGGCTGGGCGTATCAGCGCCTATCACACCGAAGACGATGGCTATGTTAAGAACATCCACAACGGCGACGAGCTCAACGGCGGCAAGCGCCAGGGCTTTCGTACCCAGTTGCTGTTCAAGCCGAGCGAAACCTTCAACCTGCGCTGGATCGGCGAATACAACGAAGAGGACTCCAACAACGGCATCCTCAGCCTGTACAGCACCGGGCCGACCATCAACGGCGTCAACCGCTACGAAAGCCTGGCCGCCCAGGCTGGCGCCACGCTTGTGTCGGGCAAGGACCGCAAGGTCAACTTCGATGCCGACCAACAGGTAACGGTGTTCCAGGGCGGCACCTCGGTGGAGGCCAACTGGACCTTGCCCAACGACTTCACCCTGACCTCGATCAGCGCCTATCGCTGGTGGGACTTCACCCCGCGCAACGACGACGGCCTCAATGTGCCGGTGTTCTACAGCGCCGGGGTGTCGGTGCGCGACAAGCAGTACTCGCAGGAAATCCGCCTGGCTTCGCCTACCGGTGGCGCCTTCGACTACGTGCTGGGCGCGTACTACTTCAAGCAGGACCTGGACAACAAATCCTTCACTTATTACGGCCCGCAGGCCGATATCTGGAACATCACCCCGGCCGGCGCACTGAACAACGTCAACACCATTGGCGACGGCCATATCGATACCGACAGCTACGCGCTATTCGCGCAGGGTACCTGGCACGCCACCGACCGCCTGGACTTCACCGCCGGCATCCGCGGCACCTATGAAGAGAAGAGCGCCTGGGTGACCCGCGATGCGCCAACCGGTGGTGCGGCAGTCACCGGTGCTGCCGCTGCTGCGCGCCAGGGCAGGGTGGGGGCCTACGACTCGGGTGACCTCAACCAGTACAGCTTCAGCCCCTCCGGCCTGCTTGGCCTGAGCTATCGCTTCAATGAACAACTGCTGGGTTACGCGACCCTGACCCACGGCGAAAAGTCCGGTGGCGTCAACCTCACCGTAGGTGCTGCGCCACGCCTGGGCACGGACTCGTTGCTGGTCGGCACCGAGCGGGTCAACAACGCCGAGGTGGGCCTCAAGAGCACGTTGTTTGACAACCGCCTGCAACTCAACACCAACCTGTTCTGGGCCGAGGTGCATGGCTACCAGGCCAACGTCTACGACCAGATCAACCGCGTGCAGTACCTGGCCAACGCCGGCAGCGTGCGTTCGCGTGGCCTGGAGTTCGAGGCCACGGCGCTGCCGATCAGCGGCCTGACGCTGAACTTCAACGGCTCGTGGAACGATGTGCGCTACCTGAAGTACGACGACGCACCGTGCCCACCGGAAGTCAGCCTGGCCAATGCCACCGCCACCTGCGACCTGTCCGGCCACCAGGTGGTCGGCGCCTCCAAGTACATCGCCAACCTCAACGGCGAATACAAGTGGCAAGCCAGCCAGCACGTCGAGCCCTACGTCACTGCCAGCTACGCGTTCCGCTCCAGAGCGGTGGGCACCATCGACGATTCCGACTTCGGCCAGATCCCCAGCTACGCGCTGGTCAACCTCTCCGCCGGTGTGCGCCTGGACCAGGGCGACGGCGTGGTCGACCTGTCGCTGTGGGTGAAGAACGCCGGTGACAAGACCTATTTCACCAGCCTGTGGAACTCCGCCAACGGTGGTTATGCCGGTGTGCTCGGTACCCCGCGCACCTTCGGCGCCACCGCCCGTTACGACTTCTGA
- a CDS encoding TauD/TfdA dioxygenase family protein, translating to MSNAALASAPHALELDIHPVAGRIGAEIRGVKLSADLDAATLDAIQAALVKHKVIFFRGQTHLDDQSQEGFAKLLGEPVAHPTVPVVDGTSYLLQLDGAEGQRANSWHTDVTFVDAYPKASILRSVVAPASGGDTVWANTAAAYQELPEPLRELADKLWAVHSNEYDYASLKPDVDPAKLERYRKVFTSTVYETEHPVVRVHPISGERALQLGHFVKRIKGYSLADSQHLFAVLQGHVTRLENTVRWRWEAGDVAIWDNRATQHYAVDDYGTQPRLVRRVTLAGEVPVGVDGQLSRTTRKG from the coding sequence ATGAGCAATGCCGCACTGGCCTCCGCGCCACACGCCCTCGAACTCGACATCCACCCGGTTGCCGGCCGCATCGGCGCCGAGATCCGTGGGGTGAAGCTTTCAGCCGACCTGGATGCCGCCACCCTCGACGCCATCCAGGCCGCCCTGGTGAAACACAAGGTGATCTTCTTCCGTGGCCAGACCCACCTGGACGACCAGAGCCAGGAAGGCTTTGCCAAGCTGCTAGGCGAGCCGGTCGCTCACCCCACCGTGCCGGTGGTGGACGGTACCAGCTACCTGCTGCAGCTGGACGGCGCCGAAGGCCAGCGGGCCAACTCCTGGCATACCGACGTGACCTTCGTCGATGCCTACCCCAAGGCCTCGATCCTGCGCAGCGTGGTGGCGCCGGCTTCCGGCGGCGATACCGTGTGGGCCAATACCGCTGCGGCCTATCAGGAACTGCCCGAGCCGCTGCGTGAGCTGGCCGACAAGCTGTGGGCAGTGCACAGCAATGAATATGACTATGCGAGCCTCAAGCCCGATGTCGACCCGGCCAAGCTTGAGCGTTATCGCAAGGTGTTTACCTCGACCGTCTACGAGACCGAGCACCCGGTGGTGCGGGTGCACCCGATCAGTGGTGAACGGGCGCTGCAGCTGGGGCATTTCGTGAAGCGCATCAAGGGCTATTCGCTGGCCGACTCGCAGCACTTGTTCGCGGTGTTGCAGGGGCATGTGACACGGCTGGAGAACACCGTGCGCTGGCGCTGGGAGGCCGGGGATGTGGCGATCTGGGATAACCGTGCGACGCAGCATTATGCAGTGGATGATTACGGGACCCAGCCACGGTTGGTGCGCCGGGTGACCTTGGCCGGTGAAGTGCCGGTTGGAGTGGATGGGCAATTGAGCCGGACTACGCGTAAAGGCTGA
- a CDS encoding LysR family transcriptional regulator, with protein MHIDLRQLRHYIALVEHRSFVAAAAAVNLSQSAFSRSIQTLEHNIGCRLVDRASKELSPTRQGLLVLEHSRRLVHGAHNLVNEIQQFNGATTGVVRFGSGPAPAGGLVPRAVARFVAEYPAARTCFQVDNWQALNRKLIAEEIEFFVADTRQFESDPDYRVHKLAPQRWHFCCRAGHPLTEQAEVRARDVFDYPLATTFRPPNIRKILSDLSGRQDFLPTVECEHGYALLNVVMHSDTIGIACNANLRPYQMDRGLVALELVDLAPEQEEAFYTRYGVVSRVGYGLSPLAQGLVRQLIACDTEV; from the coding sequence ATGCATATCGATCTGCGTCAGTTGCGCCACTACATTGCCCTTGTCGAGCACCGCAGTTTTGTCGCCGCAGCCGCGGCGGTGAACCTGTCGCAATCTGCCTTCAGCCGCAGCATCCAGACCCTGGAGCACAACATCGGCTGCCGCCTGGTCGACCGTGCCAGCAAGGAACTTTCACCCACCCGCCAGGGCCTGCTGGTGCTGGAGCACTCGCGGCGCTTGGTGCATGGCGCGCATAACCTGGTGAATGAGATCCAACAGTTCAATGGCGCCACCACCGGCGTGGTGCGCTTCGGCTCAGGCCCGGCGCCCGCTGGCGGGCTGGTGCCGCGGGCGGTGGCGCGCTTCGTTGCCGAATACCCGGCGGCGCGCACCTGCTTCCAGGTGGATAACTGGCAGGCGCTGAACCGCAAGCTGATCGCCGAGGAGATCGAGTTCTTCGTTGCCGACACTCGCCAGTTCGAGTCCGACCCGGACTACCGGGTGCACAAGCTGGCACCGCAGCGCTGGCACTTCTGCTGCCGTGCCGGGCACCCGCTGACCGAGCAGGCTGAAGTGCGGGCGCGGGACGTATTCGATTACCCGCTGGCAACCACATTCCGGCCGCCGAACATCCGCAAGATCCTTAGCGACCTCAGCGGGCGCCAGGACTTTCTGCCGACGGTGGAGTGCGAGCATGGATATGCGCTGCTGAATGTGGTGATGCATTCGGACACCATTGGCATCGCCTGCAATGCCAACTTGCGGCCTTACCAGATGGATCGGGGGTTGGTGGCGCTGGAACTGGTGGACCTGGCACCAGAACAGGAGGAGGCGTTCTATACCCGCTATGGCGTGGTGAGCCGGGTGGGATATGGCTTGTCGCCGTTGGCTCAGGGGTTGGTCCGGCAGCTGATTGCCTGCGATACCGAGGTGTAG
- a CDS encoding ABC transporter permease, with translation MNGVLSRRSWWQLGPLRGPFATQGRSYLVPVTLAVLWVVASRQHWMSEQILPAPSLVWQSALEFGSGELWGHLWISLQRLFWGLLAGIGSGLLLGTWLGTSRHAQTLVLPTFVALAQIPTLAWIPLFMLFFGIGELLKLVVLVKAVVVPVTLHTLVGVRDAQPKLREAAAALRLPRHLLFLRLLLPAALPAFLTGVRLALATGWTSLLAVELLASSEGIGYLMVWGRQLFMLDLVLLCILVIGLVGALLERGFSAMEKRLLHWPQPATGEQQRGPIPRGWQSLLLPAALLALWQASNSFGWIDPNILTSPLDVLRTLFSGLADGSLPEAMLLSLQRTLTGLLLGGSAGLLSGLLLGLSHNAERLFGPSLSALRQVALFAWVPLLTAWFGLGEGAKNVFVGLAAFFPLLIATQRGIASLSPQLGEAARTLRLNLWQRLRLLVLPGAAPAIFAGLRLSLIYAWLGTIGAEYFMPSDGGIASLMIGAQQLFRMDQVMAAMLLIGLVGALLGTLGQRLESRATRWRTA, from the coding sequence ATGAATGGAGTTCTTAGCAGGAGATCGTGGTGGCAGTTGGGGCCGCTGCGCGGCCCTTTCGCGACACAAGGCCGCTCCTACCTGGTGCCGGTGACGCTTGCCGTTCTATGGGTGGTGGCGAGCCGGCAGCACTGGATGAGCGAGCAGATCCTGCCAGCACCTTCGCTGGTGTGGCAGAGCGCGCTGGAGTTCGGCTCCGGCGAGCTCTGGGGGCACTTATGGATAAGCCTGCAACGGCTGTTCTGGGGGCTGCTGGCGGGCATCGGCAGCGGTTTGCTGCTCGGCACCTGGCTGGGCACCTCACGCCATGCGCAGACCTTGGTGCTGCCAACCTTCGTGGCCCTGGCGCAAATCCCCACCCTGGCCTGGATCCCGCTGTTCATGCTGTTCTTCGGCATCGGCGAGCTGCTCAAGCTGGTGGTGCTGGTGAAGGCTGTGGTGGTACCGGTCACCTTGCATACCCTGGTCGGCGTGCGCGATGCCCAGCCCAAGCTGCGCGAAGCCGCCGCTGCCTTGCGCCTGCCACGCCACCTGCTGTTCCTGCGCCTGCTGCTGCCCGCCGCCCTGCCCGCCTTTCTGACCGGTGTGCGACTGGCCCTGGCGACTGGCTGGACCTCGTTGCTGGCCGTTGAGTTGCTTGCCTCCAGCGAAGGCATCGGCTACCTGATGGTCTGGGGCCGGCAGTTGTTCATGCTCGACCTGGTGCTGCTGTGCATCCTGGTGATCGGCCTGGTCGGCGCGCTGCTGGAACGTGGCTTCTCGGCCATGGAAAAGCGCCTGCTGCACTGGCCGCAACCGGCCACTGGCGAACAACAGCGCGGGCCCATTCCACGGGGCTGGCAAAGCCTGCTGTTACCGGCAGCTCTGCTTGCTCTGTGGCAGGCGAGCAACAGCTTCGGCTGGATCGACCCGAACATCCTCACTTCACCACTGGACGTACTGCGCACCCTGTTCAGCGGCCTGGCCGATGGCTCGCTGCCAGAGGCCATGCTGCTGAGTCTGCAGCGCACCCTGACCGGCCTGCTCCTGGGTGGCAGCGCCGGCTTGCTGAGCGGGCTGCTGTTGGGGCTTTCCCACAATGCCGAACGCCTTTTCGGGCCAAGCCTGTCGGCCCTGCGCCAAGTGGCGCTATTCGCCTGGGTCCCCTTGCTCACCGCCTGGTTCGGCCTGGGCGAAGGGGCCAAGAACGTGTTCGTCGGCCTGGCTGCCTTCTTCCCGCTGCTGATCGCCACCCAGCGGGGTATCGCCAGCCTGTCGCCACAACTGGGCGAAGCGGCCCGCACACTACGCCTGAACCTGTGGCAACGCCTGCGTCTGCTGGTGTTGCCGGGGGCCGCACCGGCCATCTTTGCCGGCCTGCGCCTGTCGCTGATATACGCCTGGCTCGGCACCATCGGCGCCGAGTACTTCATGCCCTCGGACGGCGGCATTGCCAGCCTGATGATCGGCGCCCAGCAACTGTTCCGCATGGACCAGGTCATGGCCGCCATGCTCCTGATCGGCCTGGTCGGTGCCTTGCTCGGCACCCTCGGTCAACGCCTCGAATCACGCGCCACGCGCTGGAGAACCGCATGA
- a CDS encoding aryl-sulfate sulfotransferase — translation MNAKTETPALPEGACLTAKVPDRAEALLGDVVVNPYRLAPLTAIIRDGGRSLSAAHVRVRGKGERGVDIAYEVSERSLWTYGGIPVFGLYPDHVNQVEVTYKLDGERIREQYQIYAPAVRLPVVAKQTAALPEVEPVKVAPGFEQRLYLFNHLQGDIPGGRAFKWNGLGGAAEWDQVGNNWIADSNGDVRWYLDIEQIHDSNRRDGLGGTMGFQQTRDGKLIWGQGQTYSKFDLLGRRIWQRNLPDKFADFSHEIRETTNGTYLLRVGTSDYRRPDGKRVRSIRDHIIEVDETGDVLDFWDLNQILDPYRGDLLETLGKAAIQLPEGVQKQDDRLANELAEGDLPFGDTPGVGTGRNWAHVNAIDYDADDDSIIVSARHQGVAKIGRDKQVKWILASPQGWPQHLREKVLTPVQSEGFDWSWTQHTAWLTGKGTLTVFDNGWGRDFAPTRLSGNYSRAVEYKIDEAKGTVEQVWEYGKERGDEWYSPVTSVVAYRPETDTQFIYSASVNFLTPEKLTTTVLNEVRRGTQEVLVELKVHSRQPGSVGYRALVIDLAKAF, via the coding sequence ATGAATGCCAAGACCGAAACCCCCGCACTGCCTGAAGGCGCCTGCCTCACCGCCAAAGTCCCCGATCGCGCCGAGGCGCTGCTTGGCGATGTGGTGGTCAACCCCTACCGCCTGGCGCCGCTGACCGCGATCATCCGCGACGGCGGGCGCAGCCTGAGCGCCGCCCATGTGCGGGTGCGCGGCAAGGGCGAGCGCGGCGTGGACATCGCCTACGAGGTGTCCGAACGCTCGCTGTGGACCTACGGCGGCATCCCGGTATTCGGCCTGTACCCGGACCACGTCAACCAGGTGGAAGTGACCTACAAGCTCGACGGCGAGCGCATCCGCGAGCAGTACCAGATCTACGCCCCGGCCGTGCGCCTGCCGGTGGTGGCGAAACAGACTGCCGCACTGCCGGAGGTGGAGCCGGTCAAGGTGGCACCAGGCTTCGAGCAGCGCCTGTACCTGTTCAACCATTTGCAAGGTGACATCCCCGGCGGCCGTGCCTTCAAATGGAACGGCCTGGGCGGCGCCGCCGAATGGGACCAGGTGGGCAACAACTGGATTGCCGACAGTAACGGCGACGTGCGCTGGTACCTGGACATCGAGCAGATCCACGACTCCAACCGTCGCGACGGCCTGGGTGGGACCATGGGCTTCCAGCAGACCCGCGACGGCAAGCTGATCTGGGGGCAGGGCCAGACCTACTCCAAGTTCGACCTGTTGGGCCGGCGCATCTGGCAGCGCAACCTGCCGGACAAGTTCGCCGACTTCTCCCATGAGATCCGCGAAACGACCAACGGTACCTACCTGCTGCGGGTCGGTACCAGCGATTACCGTCGCCCCGATGGCAAGCGGGTGCGCTCGATCCGTGACCACATCATCGAAGTCGACGAAACCGGCGACGTGCTGGACTTCTGGGACCTGAACCAGATTCTCGACCCCTACCGCGGCGACTTGCTGGAAACCTTGGGCAAGGCGGCGATCCAGCTGCCCGAAGGTGTGCAGAAGCAGGATGATCGGCTGGCCAACGAACTGGCCGAAGGCGACTTGCCGTTCGGCGATACCCCGGGCGTGGGCACCGGGCGTAACTGGGCGCACGTCAATGCCATTGACTACGATGCCGATGACGACAGCATTATCGTTTCAGCGCGTCATCAGGGCGTGGCGAAGATCGGTCGCGACAAGCAGGTGAAGTGGATCCTCGCTTCTCCACAAGGTTGGCCACAGCATCTGCGCGAGAAGGTGCTGACCCCCGTCCAGAGCGAAGGCTTCGACTGGTCGTGGACCCAGCACACGGCCTGGCTCACCGGCAAAGGTACGCTGACGGTGTTCGACAACGGCTGGGGCCGCGACTTTGCCCCGACCAGGCTCAGCGGCAACTACAGCCGGGCGGTCGAGTACAAGATCGATGAAGCCAAGGGCACGGTCGAGCAGGTCTGGGAGTATGGCAAGGAGCGCGGCGACGAGTGGTATAGCCCGGTGACCTCGGTGGTGGCCTACCGGCCAGAGACCGATACCCAGTTCATCTATTCGGCGTCGGTGAATTTCCTCACGCCCGAGAAGCTCACCACCACGGTGCTCAATGAAGTGCGCCGCGGCACTCAAGAGGTGCTGGTGGAACTGAAGGTGCACAGCCGCCAACCGGGCTCCGTTGGCTACCGGGCCTTGGTGATCGACCTGGCCAAGGCATTCTGA